The following coding sequences are from one Streptomyces sp. NBC_01485 window:
- a CDS encoding NYN domain-containing protein codes for MVESAGGGPGDGAAEMLDRPLPDGVRRRVVQIVSDGFGGLTVGELPAQLRQYARFAPNRRAKFAGTAMAAALETDPLFRQRIAEKFREGQPELSGALDSGSPTPAADPLDVAAAAYVLRPTGWVKLVTAAGEEAQRADAERAGEESRAELERLREELDRAREQTRTDTERLRTELDAAKKEAESLHRKLRSALSDVKRGEAALRKVQGEMETVRSEGQTQVSAAESESRRLKARLGEVEGSLEATRRAAREGRSVEDMRLRLLLDTVLDAAQGLRRELALPPLSVRPAETVDAVEPGRMTPKDIAARALSEHDPAILDQLLALPQAHLVVDGYNVTKTGYPQMPLEKQRLRLLGQLSQLAAQTGAEVTCVFDGAELAAPVLLAPPRGVRVLFSKPGVTADELIRQLVRAEPPGRPVIVASTDREVADGVARAGARPVASAVLLKRLS; via the coding sequence ATGGTGGAGAGCGCAGGCGGGGGGCCGGGCGACGGCGCCGCCGAGATGCTCGACCGTCCGCTGCCGGACGGCGTGCGGCGCAGAGTCGTGCAGATCGTCTCCGACGGCTTCGGCGGGCTGACCGTCGGCGAACTGCCCGCCCAGTTGCGCCAGTACGCCCGGTTCGCGCCGAACCGGCGGGCCAAGTTCGCGGGCACCGCGATGGCGGCGGCGCTGGAGACCGACCCGCTGTTCCGGCAACGTATCGCCGAGAAGTTCAGAGAGGGTCAGCCGGAGCTGTCCGGCGCTCTCGACTCCGGCTCGCCGACCCCGGCCGCGGACCCGCTGGACGTTGCGGCCGCGGCCTATGTGCTGCGGCCCACGGGCTGGGTGAAGCTGGTCACCGCGGCCGGTGAGGAGGCCCAGCGGGCGGACGCCGAGCGCGCCGGCGAAGAGAGCCGGGCCGAGCTGGAGCGGCTGCGTGAGGAGCTCGACCGGGCCCGTGAGCAGACCCGGACCGACACCGAGCGGCTGCGTACGGAGCTGGACGCGGCGAAGAAGGAGGCCGAGTCGCTGCACCGCAAGCTGCGTTCGGCCCTCAGCGACGTCAAGCGCGGTGAGGCCGCGCTGCGCAAGGTGCAGGGCGAGATGGAGACCGTGCGCTCCGAGGGGCAGACGCAGGTGTCCGCCGCGGAGAGCGAGAGCAGGCGGCTGAAGGCGCGGCTCGGCGAGGTGGAAGGCAGCCTGGAGGCCACCCGGCGGGCGGCGCGCGAGGGCCGCAGCGTCGAGGACATGCGGCTGCGGCTGCTGCTGGACACCGTGCTCGACGCGGCTCAGGGGCTGCGCCGGGAACTGGCGTTGCCGCCGCTGTCGGTACGGCCGGCGGAGACCGTCGACGCGGTCGAACCGGGCCGGATGACCCCGAAGGACATCGCGGCGCGCGCCCTGTCGGAGCACGATCCGGCCATCCTCGACCAGCTTCTCGCGCTGCCGCAGGCGCATCTCGTCGTCGACGGCTACAACGTCACCAAGACCGGCTATCCGCAGATGCCGCTGGAGAAGCAGCGGCTCAGGCTCCTCGGGCAGCTCTCGCAGCTCGCCGCGCAGACCGGCGCCGAGGTCACCTGCGTCTTCGACGGGGCAGAACTGGCCGCTCCGGTGCTCCTCGCGCCGCCGCGCGGGGTGCGGGTGCTGTTCTCCAAGCCGGGCGTGACCGCCGACGAGCTGATCCGTCAACTGGTGCGGGCCGAGCCGCCCGGCCGGCCGGTGATCGTCGCCTCGACCGACCGCGAGGTGGCCGACGGGGTCGCCAGGGCGGGCGCCCGGCCGGTGGCTTCCGCGGTACTTCTGAAGCGACTGTCCTGA
- a CDS encoding winged helix-turn-helix transcriptional regulator has translation MAKAPRHGPYICGIDAALDVVSGKWKGLILWELDAHGVRRFAELRRGLPGVSEKMLTQHLREMEEDGLVHREVYAQVPPRVEYSLTEHGHTLNQALEPLGAWGSERTRREGFGVVDVAETSHG, from the coding sequence ATGGCCAAAGCGCCGAGGCACGGGCCTTACATCTGCGGCATCGACGCCGCGCTCGACGTGGTGAGCGGCAAGTGGAAGGGACTGATCCTCTGGGAACTCGACGCCCATGGCGTACGCCGCTTCGCCGAACTCCGTCGCGGTCTGCCAGGAGTGAGCGAGAAGATGCTGACCCAGCACCTGCGTGAGATGGAGGAGGACGGACTCGTGCACCGGGAGGTCTACGCCCAGGTGCCGCCACGGGTGGAGTACTCCCTGACCGAGCACGGGCACACGCTCAACCAGGCTCTCGAGCCGCTCGGCGCCTGGGGCAGTGAACGGACGCGTCGCGAAGGCTTCGGAGTGGTCGACGTGGCCGAGACCTCACACGGCTGA
- a CDS encoding glycosyltransferase family 87 protein: MTTKAPRPPLASPSTSPLPAPLTPLLATWGVTRLILLLFVFKVFLFPGPDVTTDVSVIYQGWYEVLRTGTFPQADVTWQYPPAAALAILSPALLPFLDYASAFFLLAFLADLAVLVLLLNTGLRPGRSLRGAWTWVAGVPLLGPTVYSRYDVMVTAVAVAALLAGARHPRVMGALTGLAALLKVWPVLLLAGAVRRRAWTTAALTAAALSLLFALAMPGAFAFLTFQRDRGTEVESLGALALHVARQFGWRGEVLMNYGSLEFLGPYVDVVSDVSLGLTAVAFGWLLLWRLLARRFTPHMLADAAFTAVLLFTVTSRVISPQYLVWLIGLAAVCLCFRATRMTLPAALVLAASFVTVLEFPILFEDVVTSTPLGVTLLFLRNGLLAAATLTAARRLWRSTVPEPGARAPLPDRPALADERAVSS; this comes from the coding sequence ATGACGACGAAGGCCCCGAGACCGCCCCTGGCCTCGCCCTCGACCTCGCCCCTGCCCGCACCCCTGACGCCACTGCTGGCGACCTGGGGCGTGACCCGGCTGATCCTGCTGCTCTTCGTCTTCAAGGTGTTCCTCTTCCCCGGCCCGGACGTCACCACCGACGTCTCCGTCATCTACCAGGGCTGGTACGAGGTGCTGCGCACCGGAACGTTCCCGCAGGCCGACGTCACCTGGCAGTACCCGCCCGCCGCAGCCCTGGCGATCCTCTCCCCCGCCCTGCTCCCGTTCCTCGACTACGCGTCGGCCTTCTTCCTCCTGGCCTTCCTGGCCGACCTGGCCGTCCTCGTCCTGCTGCTGAACACGGGCCTGCGCCCCGGCCGGTCCCTGCGCGGCGCGTGGACCTGGGTGGCGGGCGTCCCGCTGCTCGGCCCGACCGTCTACTCCCGCTACGACGTCATGGTGACGGCGGTCGCGGTCGCCGCGCTGCTCGCCGGCGCCCGGCACCCCCGGGTGATGGGGGCGCTGACGGGTCTGGCGGCGCTGCTGAAGGTGTGGCCGGTGCTGCTCCTGGCGGGCGCGGTACGCCGCCGCGCCTGGACCACGGCGGCGCTGACGGCCGCCGCCCTGTCGCTGCTCTTCGCCCTCGCCATGCCGGGCGCCTTCGCCTTCCTCACCTTCCAGCGCGACCGGGGCACGGAGGTGGAGTCGCTGGGCGCCCTCGCCCTCCATGTGGCCCGCCAGTTCGGCTGGCGGGGCGAGGTTCTGATGAACTACGGCTCACTGGAGTTCCTCGGCCCGTACGTGGACGTGGTGAGCGATGTGTCCCTGGGGCTGACCGCGGTCGCGTTCGGCTGGCTGCTGCTGTGGCGGCTCCTGGCACGCCGCTTCACCCCGCACATGCTCGCCGACGCGGCGTTCACGGCGGTCCTGCTGTTCACGGTCACCAGCCGGGTCATCAGCCCCCAGTACCTGGTCTGGCTGATCGGCCTCGCGGCGGTCTGCCTCTGCTTCCGCGCCACCCGCATGACCCTGCCCGCCGCCCTGGTCCTGGCCGCGTCGTTCGTGACGGTCCTGGAGTTCCCGATCCTGTTCGAGGACGTCGTCACCAGCACCCCCCTGGGCGTCACCCTCCTGTTCCTCCGCAACGGGCTTCTGGCGGCCGCGACGCTGACCGCGGCCCGGCGGCTGTGGCGATCGACGGTGCCGGAGCCCGGGGCGCGCGCTCCACTCCCCGACCGGCCCGCCCTCGCCGACGAGCGGGCCGTCTCCTCCTGA
- a CDS encoding rhomboid family intramembrane serine protease: MIGNWSGTVRRALRSPSAPVTYGLIALCCLVFLIGPGSGLDPAYGTGDELLAAQRAYFRRWGVVPAELFEGAPRAALTPATALFVHGSWVHLLGNMIFLYVFGALTEERMGRVEFTLFYLGCGYLALLGYAAANAESSQSLVGASGAISAVLGAFLYLFPRARVTSLLPFLFFLPLRFPAWVVLPFWAALQWVAAGQAAQGPGVAYLAHLVGFGLGLGYAWARFGRRTTGVVPDSGAG; encoded by the coding sequence ATGATCGGCAACTGGAGCGGGACCGTCCGCAGAGCCCTCCGCAGCCCCTCGGCGCCGGTGACCTACGGACTGATCGCCCTGTGCTGTCTGGTCTTCCTGATCGGCCCGGGCTCGGGACTCGATCCGGCGTACGGCACCGGCGACGAACTGCTGGCCGCGCAGCGTGCCTACTTCCGGCGCTGGGGCGTGGTGCCCGCCGAGCTCTTCGAGGGCGCCCCCCGGGCCGCCCTGACCCCGGCCACGGCCCTCTTCGTCCACGGCAGCTGGGTGCATCTGCTGGGCAACATGATCTTCCTCTACGTCTTCGGGGCGCTGACCGAGGAGCGGATGGGCCGCGTCGAGTTCACGCTCTTCTACCTCGGCTGCGGCTACCTGGCCCTGCTGGGCTACGCCGCCGCCAACGCCGAGTCGTCGCAGTCCCTGGTCGGCGCCTCCGGGGCGATCTCCGCGGTCCTCGGCGCGTTCCTGTACCTGTTTCCCCGAGCGCGGGTGACCAGTCTCCTGCCGTTCCTGTTCTTCCTGCCGCTGCGCTTCCCGGCGTGGGTCGTACTGCCGTTCTGGGCGGCCCTGCAGTGGGTGGCGGCGGGGCAGGCGGCCCAGGGGCCGGGGGTGGCGTATCTGGCGCACCTGGTGGGCTTCGGCCTGGGGCTCGGCTACGCGTGGGCGCGTTTCGGCCGGCGGACGACCGGGGTGGTGCCGGACTCGGGGGCGGGCTGA
- a CDS encoding GMC oxidoreductase → MAALQTAATLGFTRVGLQSARADEPAAVESAPAVVVGSGYGAAVAALRLGQAGIRTLVIEMGRLWNTAGADGKVFCNTAGPDSRSMWFKTRTEAPLATFLWLDVVNKDINLYPGVLDRVHFADMSVFVGRGVGGGSLVNGSMAVTPLQSYFAEQFPTVDATEMYSTYFPRARAMLGVNTVDPAWFESTDWYRFTRVSRKHAANTGLKTTFVPSVYDFGYMQREAAGTATKSALGQEVIYGNNHGKKSLDKTYLASALGTGNVTIHTMEKVRAISRASDGSYLLTADRIDDTGAVVETKQYGCTYLFLGGGSLGTSELLVRARDTGTLPALDGSVGAGWGTNGNVMLGRANHLWDTVGANQSTMPVMGIDDWANTANPVFAEIAPLPTGLEHWVSLYLAITKNPQRAAFTYDSASGGVQLGWSAAQSAVSVAMAKKLFDRINAANSTIYRYDLFGSGNKVFADDFTYHPLGGCVLGKATDNYGRVKGYSKLYVTDGSLVPGNIGVNPFVTITALAERIMARVLVEDTAP, encoded by the coding sequence ATGGCCGCCCTCCAGACGGCGGCCACTCTCGGTTTCACCCGCGTGGGCCTGCAGTCCGCCCGCGCGGACGAGCCCGCCGCGGTCGAGTCCGCCCCCGCCGTCGTCGTCGGCTCCGGCTACGGCGCCGCCGTCGCCGCCCTGCGCCTCGGCCAGGCCGGCATCCGCACCCTCGTGATCGAGATGGGCCGGCTGTGGAACACGGCCGGCGCCGACGGCAAGGTCTTCTGCAACACCGCCGGCCCCGACTCCCGCTCCATGTGGTTCAAGACCCGCACCGAGGCGCCGCTGGCCACCTTCCTGTGGCTGGACGTCGTCAACAAGGACATCAACCTCTACCCGGGCGTCCTGGACCGCGTGCACTTCGCCGACATGTCCGTCTTCGTGGGGCGCGGGGTCGGGGGCGGCTCCCTGGTCAACGGCTCGATGGCGGTCACCCCGCTCCAGTCCTACTTCGCCGAGCAGTTCCCCACCGTCGACGCGACCGAGATGTACTCGACGTACTTCCCGCGCGCCCGCGCCATGCTCGGCGTCAACACCGTCGACCCCGCCTGGTTCGAGTCGACCGACTGGTACCGGTTCACCCGCGTCTCCCGCAAGCACGCGGCGAACACCGGCCTGAAGACCACCTTCGTGCCCAGCGTCTACGACTTCGGCTACATGCAGCGCGAGGCCGCCGGCACCGCCACCAAGTCGGCCCTCGGGCAGGAGGTCATCTACGGCAACAACCACGGCAAGAAGAGCCTCGACAAGACGTATCTGGCGTCGGCGCTCGGCACCGGCAACGTCACGATCCACACCATGGAGAAGGTGCGTGCCATCAGCCGTGCGAGCGACGGGAGTTACCTCCTCACCGCCGACCGCATCGACGACACCGGCGCGGTCGTCGAGACCAAGCAGTACGGCTGCACCTACCTCTTCCTCGGCGGCGGCAGCCTCGGCACCAGCGAACTCCTCGTCCGGGCACGGGACACGGGCACGCTGCCCGCGCTGGACGGGTCCGTCGGGGCGGGCTGGGGCACCAACGGGAACGTGATGCTCGGGCGCGCCAACCACCTGTGGGACACCGTCGGCGCCAACCAGTCGACCATGCCGGTCATGGGCATCGACGACTGGGCCAACACCGCCAACCCCGTCTTCGCGGAGATCGCCCCGCTGCCCACGGGACTCGAGCACTGGGTCAGCCTCTATCTGGCGATCACCAAGAACCCGCAGCGGGCCGCGTTCACGTACGACTCGGCGAGCGGGGGCGTCCAACTGGGCTGGAGCGCGGCCCAGAGCGCCGTCTCCGTCGCCATGGCGAAGAAGCTGTTCGACCGGATCAACGCGGCGAACTCCACCATCTACCGGTACGACCTCTTCGGCTCAGGCAACAAGGTCTTCGCCGACGACTTCACCTACCACCCGCTCGGCGGCTGCGTGTTGGGGAAGGCGACCGACAACTACGGCCGGGTGAAGGGGTATTCGAAGCTGTACGTCACCGACGGCTCACTGGTGCCCGGCAACATCGGCGTGAACCCGTTCGTCACCATCACCGCGCTCGCCGAACGCATCATGGCGCGGGTCCTCGTGGAGGACACCGCGCCATGA
- a CDS encoding glycosyltransferase family 4 protein produces the protein MHKTLIVTNDFPPRPGGIQAFLHNMALRLDPDRLVVYASTWKRSREGVRATAAFDAEQPFTVVRDSTTMLLPTPRVTRRAVGLLREHGCASVWFGAAAPLGLMAPALRRAGAERLVATTHGHEAGWAQLPAARQLLGRIGEVTDTVTYLGEYTRSRIATALSAEAAGRMVQLPPGVDEKTFHPGSGGEAVRARLGLTGRPVVVCVSRLVPRKGQDTLILAMPRILAAEPDAVLLIVGGGPYEKDLRRLAHERGVAASVRFTGAVDWSELPAHFGAGDVFAMPCRTRRGGLDVEGLGIVYLEASATGLPVVAGDSGGAPDAVLDGETGWVVRGGAPADVAERIAVLLGDAELRRRMGERGRQWVEERWRWDLLAERLRTLL, from the coding sequence ATGCACAAGACCCTGATCGTGACGAACGACTTCCCGCCCCGCCCGGGCGGCATCCAGGCGTTCCTGCACAACATGGCACTCCGCCTCGACCCCGACCGCCTCGTCGTCTACGCCTCCACCTGGAAGCGTTCCCGCGAGGGCGTCCGGGCGACGGCCGCGTTCGACGCCGAGCAGCCCTTCACCGTCGTACGGGACTCCACGACGATGCTGCTGCCGACGCCCCGGGTGACCCGGCGGGCCGTCGGGCTGCTGCGGGAGCACGGGTGCGCGTCGGTGTGGTTCGGGGCGGCCGCGCCGCTCGGGCTGATGGCGCCGGCGCTGCGCAGGGCGGGCGCCGAACGGCTGGTGGCGACGACGCACGGGCACGAGGCCGGGTGGGCGCAGTTGCCCGCCGCCCGGCAGCTCCTCGGCCGGATCGGCGAGGTCACGGACACCGTCACCTACCTCGGCGAGTACACCCGCTCGCGGATCGCGACCGCGCTGAGCGCCGAGGCGGCCGGCCGGATGGTGCAGTTGCCGCCGGGCGTCGACGAGAAGACCTTCCACCCGGGCTCGGGCGGCGAAGCGGTGCGCGCGCGGCTCGGGCTGACGGGCCGGCCGGTGGTGGTGTGCGTCTCGCGGCTGGTGCCGCGCAAGGGGCAGGACACGCTGATCCTGGCCATGCCCCGGATCCTGGCCGCCGAGCCGGACGCGGTCCTGCTGATCGTCGGGGGCGGCCCCTACGAGAAGGACCTGCGCAGGCTCGCCCACGAGCGCGGGGTGGCGGCCTCGGTGCGCTTCACCGGGGCCGTGGACTGGTCGGAGCTGCCCGCCCACTTCGGCGCCGGGGACGTCTTCGCGATGCCGTGCCGGACGCGCCGGGGCGGACTCGACGTCGAGGGCCTCGGCATCGTCTACCTGGAGGCGTCGGCGACCGGGCTGCCCGTGGTCGCCGGGGACTCGGGCGGCGCGCCGGACGCCGTCCTCGACGGGGAGACGGGGTGGGTCGTACGGGGCGGCGCCCCCGCCGACGTCGCCGAGCGGATCGCCGTCCTGCTGGGGGACGCCGAACTGCGCCGCCGGATGGGGGAGCGGGGGCGGCAGTGGGTCGAGGAGCGATGGCGCTGGGATCTCCTCGCCGAGCGGCTGAGAACATTGCTCTAG
- a CDS encoding Lrp/AsnC family transcriptional regulator produces the protein MITAIVLIKTSVDRIPEIAERIASLESVSEVFSVTGTYDLIAMVRVKQHEDLAEVIPGSISKIPGVEGTDTHVAFRTYSQHDLEAAFAIGLDS, from the coding sequence GTGATCACCGCGATCGTCCTCATCAAGACCAGCGTGGACCGGATCCCCGAGATCGCCGAGCGGATCGCCTCGCTGGAGTCCGTGAGCGAGGTCTTCTCCGTCACCGGGACCTACGACCTGATCGCCATGGTGCGGGTGAAGCAGCACGAGGACCTGGCGGAGGTCATCCCGGGCAGCATCAGCAAGATTCCGGGGGTGGAGGGCACGGACACGCACGTCGCCTTCCGTACGTACTCGCAGCACGACCTGGAGGCGGCGTTCGCGATCGGCCTGGACTCCTGA
- a CDS encoding C40 family peptidase, with amino-acid sequence MASHRRPKQPSRTRVTVLTTAAAAAVVLSSQAANAAPSEKLNKDEVKTKVDKLYEEAEQATEQYNGAQEKQEKLQKEISTIQDNVARGQADLNELRDSIGLAAAAQYRTGSIDSSLQLLLSSNPDDFLDKASTADQLSAQQVEALKKIQEKQRELAQERSEASTKLKDLASTRTELGKKKKEVQGKLAEARELYNTLTAKDKADLAADQDRASRSSSERVDLGDTGSASGRAAAAFSAAQSKIGTPYVYGATGPSSYDCSGLTSWAYAQAGVGIPRTSEAQANTGTRIYSQSDLQVGDLVFFFNDLHHVGLYAGNGQILHAPRTGTVVRYESMSTIGGPFMFGVRV; translated from the coding sequence GTGGCGTCCCACCGTCGACCGAAGCAGCCCAGTCGCACCCGCGTGACCGTGCTGACCACCGCAGCCGCCGCTGCCGTCGTCCTGAGCTCCCAGGCCGCCAACGCGGCGCCCAGCGAGAAGCTCAACAAGGACGAGGTCAAGACCAAGGTCGACAAGCTCTACGAAGAGGCGGAGCAGGCCACCGAGCAGTACAACGGGGCCCAGGAGAAGCAGGAGAAGCTCCAGAAGGAGATCTCCACCATCCAGGACAACGTCGCCCGCGGGCAGGCGGACCTCAACGAACTGCGCGACTCCATAGGCCTGGCGGCCGCCGCCCAGTACCGCACCGGTTCCATCGACTCCTCCCTGCAGCTCCTCCTCTCCTCGAATCCGGACGACTTCCTGGACAAGGCGTCCACCGCCGACCAGCTCAGCGCCCAGCAGGTCGAGGCGCTGAAGAAGATCCAGGAGAAGCAGCGCGAGCTCGCCCAGGAGCGCAGCGAGGCGTCCACCAAGCTCAAGGACCTCGCCTCCACCCGCACCGAACTGGGCAAGAAGAAGAAGGAAGTCCAGGGCAAGCTGGCCGAGGCGCGGGAGCTCTACAACACGCTGACGGCCAAGGACAAGGCCGACCTCGCCGCCGACCAGGACCGCGCGAGCCGCTCCTCCTCCGAGCGCGTCGACCTCGGGGACACCGGCTCCGCCTCCGGCCGCGCCGCCGCCGCGTTCTCCGCCGCCCAGTCCAAGATCGGCACGCCGTACGTCTACGGCGCCACCGGCCCGTCCTCCTACGACTGCTCGGGCCTCACCTCCTGGGCCTACGCGCAGGCCGGCGTCGGCATCCCGCGGACCTCGGAGGCCCAGGCCAACACCGGGACGCGCATCTACTCGCAGAGCGACCTCCAGGTCGGCGACCTGGTGTTCTTCTTCAACGACCTGCACCACGTCGGCCTCTACGCGGGCAACGGCCAGATCCTGCACGCCCCGCGCACCGGAACCGTCGTGCGCTACGAGTCGATGAGCACGATCGGCGGCCCGTTCATGTTCGGCGTCCGGGTCTGA
- a CDS encoding C40 family peptidase, protein MGSHRRLAQSGFNGGAYSALSVLSLAAAALGAVSAVPATAAPHDDTRSEVDRLYEEAENATEAYNKADERAGTLREQVGDAQDHIARQQERINGMRERLGSLAGAQYRSGGLDPSLALLFSDDPEDYLDKASVLDRITARQAGELKELQGAMRELTQERAEAAGRLAELEKSRKAVVSHKRTVEQKLAKARRLLNSLPSAERADYDRASRSGREDMPDLSGVVPASGRAGAALAAARSALGKPYVWGATGPSGFDCSGLMQWSYAQAGVSLPRTSQAQAHAGRRVPLSQAQPGDIVTYRSDASHVGMYVGNGQVIHAPYPGAPVRYDPVGMMPVSSVTRP, encoded by the coding sequence GTGGGGTCCCATCGCCGCCTTGCACAGTCCGGGTTCAACGGGGGCGCCTACAGCGCCCTGAGCGTGCTGTCCCTCGCGGCCGCCGCACTCGGCGCCGTCTCCGCCGTACCGGCCACGGCCGCGCCGCACGACGACACCCGCTCCGAGGTGGACCGTCTCTACGAAGAGGCCGAGAACGCCACCGAGGCCTACAACAAGGCCGACGAACGCGCCGGCACGCTGCGCGAGCAGGTCGGCGACGCCCAGGACCACATCGCCCGGCAGCAGGAGCGCATCAACGGCATGCGCGAGCGGCTCGGTTCGCTGGCCGGCGCCCAGTACCGGTCCGGCGGTCTCGACCCGTCCCTGGCGCTGCTGTTCTCCGACGACCCGGAGGACTACCTCGACAAGGCGTCCGTCCTGGACCGGATCACCGCCCGCCAGGCCGGTGAACTGAAGGAACTCCAGGGCGCCATGCGCGAGTTGACCCAGGAGCGCGCCGAGGCCGCCGGTCGGCTCGCCGAGCTGGAGAAGAGCCGCAAGGCCGTCGTGAGCCACAAGCGGACCGTGGAGCAGAAGCTCGCCAAGGCGCGGCGGTTGCTCAACTCCCTGCCGTCCGCCGAACGCGCCGACTACGACCGGGCCTCCCGTTCCGGCCGCGAGGACATGCCCGACCTCTCGGGCGTCGTCCCGGCGTCGGGCCGGGCGGGCGCCGCGCTGGCCGCGGCCCGCTCCGCGCTCGGCAAGCCGTACGTGTGGGGCGCCACCGGCCCCTCCGGCTTCGACTGTTCGGGCCTCATGCAGTGGTCGTACGCGCAGGCCGGCGTCTCCCTGCCGCGCACCTCGCAGGCCCAGGCGCACGCGGGCCGCCGGGTGCCGCTGTCCCAGGCCCAGCCCGGCGACATCGTCACCTACCGCTCCGACGCCAGCCATGTCGGCATGTACGTGGGCAACGGCCAGGTCATCCACGCCCCCTACCCGGGCGCGCCGGTGCGGTACGACCCGGTCGGGATGATGCCGGTGTCGTCCGTCACCAGGCCCTGA
- a CDS encoding NAD(P)-dependent oxidoreductase, with amino-acid sequence MNEHQNDQQNPATSQDSAVTVIGLGPMGQAMTRTLLTVGHRVTVWNRTAGRADGVVADGATLAATPGEAVEASDLVILSLTDYQAMYDILGGATASLAGRTLVNLSSDTPDRTREAATWAAGHGAAFLTGGVMAPAPMVGTEAAHVYYSGPYDVMENHRAVLAPLGTPKHLGEDPGLAQMMYQAQLAVFLTSLSALMHATAMLGAAGMKATETMPELLSFADSIGAILRAGEEAPGTALDAGRHPGDLSTVTMMGATSDHIVETSTSLGLDLALPLAVQAHYRRAIENGHGGDNWTRIIDSIREPR; translated from the coding sequence CTGAACGAACATCAGAATGACCAACAGAACCCCGCCACCAGCCAGGACAGCGCCGTCACCGTGATCGGACTCGGGCCGATGGGGCAGGCGATGACCCGCACCCTCCTCACCGTCGGCCACCGGGTCACCGTCTGGAACCGCACGGCCGGTCGGGCCGACGGCGTCGTCGCCGACGGGGCGACGCTCGCGGCGACACCTGGCGAGGCGGTCGAAGCGAGTGACTTGGTGATCCTCAGCCTCACCGACTACCAGGCGATGTACGACATCCTCGGCGGCGCCACCGCGTCGCTCGCCGGCCGGACACTGGTCAACCTGAGTTCGGACACGCCCGACCGCACCCGCGAGGCGGCGACCTGGGCGGCGGGCCACGGCGCCGCCTTCCTCACCGGTGGTGTCATGGCCCCGGCGCCGATGGTCGGCACGGAGGCGGCCCATGTCTACTACAGCGGCCCCTACGACGTGATGGAGAACCACCGGGCGGTTCTGGCACCCCTCGGCACGCCCAAGCATCTGGGCGAGGATCCGGGCCTCGCCCAGATGATGTACCAAGCCCAGCTCGCGGTGTTCCTCACCAGCCTGTCCGCCCTGATGCACGCCACCGCGATGCTGGGCGCCGCAGGAATGAAGGCCACGGAAACAATGCCGGAGCTGCTCTCCTTCGCCGACTCGATCGGCGCCATCCTGAGGGCCGGAGAGGAAGCCCCCGGCACCGCGCTGGACGCCGGCCGGCATCCCGGCGACCTCAGCACGGTCACCATGATGGGCGCGACGTCCGACCACATCGTCGAGACCAGCACGTCACTCGGCCTCGACCTCGCTCTCCCCCTGGCCGTGCAGGCCCACTACCGGCGCGCGATCGAGAACGGACACGGCGGCGACAACTGGACCCGCATCATCGACAGCATCCGAGAGCCGCGCTGA